One Erythrobacter aureus DNA segment encodes these proteins:
- a CDS encoding response regulator, whose translation MSLGDQIARNLPYLRRYARALTGSQATGDAFVRATLEAALADSELKQSLEGGRVPLYRAFNKVWSSAYMDVPETVGSDEHEGAAQDRLKSVTPLNRQALLLTTLEDFSPEQAAEIMDISAEDIERLAQEAVSEIDRESATSVLIIEDEPLISMQLEDLVTSLGHDVCGTAATRTQAQEVVAEKTPGLVLADIQLADGSSGLDAVDDILAISSVPVIFITAYPERLLTGDRPEPTYLVTKPFQEQTVRAAISQALFFGSSRPLG comes from the coding sequence ATGTCGCTTGGTGATCAGATTGCTCGTAACCTGCCGTATTTGCGCCGCTATGCGCGCGCACTGACCGGTTCGCAGGCTACGGGAGACGCATTCGTCCGCGCTACGCTTGAGGCCGCCCTGGCCGATAGCGAACTCAAACAATCGCTCGAGGGTGGCCGCGTCCCGCTCTACCGCGCGTTCAACAAGGTCTGGTCGAGCGCCTACATGGACGTTCCCGAAACCGTTGGCAGCGATGAACACGAAGGCGCCGCGCAGGATCGCCTCAAATCCGTGACTCCGCTGAACCGCCAGGCGCTGCTGCTGACCACGCTGGAGGATTTTTCGCCCGAGCAAGCCGCCGAGATCATGGACATTTCGGCCGAGGATATCGAACGGCTGGCCCAGGAAGCGGTTTCCGAGATCGATCGCGAATCGGCGACCAGCGTTCTGATCATCGAGGACGAGCCGCTGATTTCCATGCAGCTCGAAGATCTCGTGACCTCGCTCGGCCACGATGTTTGCGGCACTGCCGCCACGCGGACGCAGGCGCAGGAAGTCGTCGCCGAGAAGACGCCGGGCCTCGTGCTTGCCGATATCCAGCTCGCCGATGGGTCCTCGGGCCTCGATGCCGTGGACGACATTCTCGCGATCAGCAGCGTCCCGGTGATCTTCATCACCGCCTATCCCGAGCGCCTGCTGACCGGCGACAGGCCCGAACCGACCTATCTGGTCACCAAGCCGTTTCAGGAACAGACTGTCCGCGCGGCGATCAGCCAGGCGCTGTTCTTCGGGTCGAGTCGCCCGCTGGGCTAA
- a CDS encoding CHASE domain-containing protein — MIDYPRGIPVLIFVLVTGITVLSVFAIERGEQERDAADVARKAQAMTSAIERRAYTSSAYLRAGAALLSTQDEVTPELFRRFVSELRLDANYRGAEGIGWAPVVEAAELAAFEARLGMSRRDEQHVTPTIEEQPRDLLTPILFLQPDTVRNRRALGYDMYSEPTRRAAMDLAAANDRPTASGPVVLVQEGGGDAVGFLIMMPVFEGLSSSRELKGFIYSPFNASQFLASASDLVSYDDIGARLLDGETADPVPMARSDAWLDGRSAVVREVNLANRTMMLEVQSTREEGLSSMSMITLLFGLAVASLLMLVARLLTQQTLEDRRAISWFEEQNSIRNSLTRELNHRVKNTLANVLSIVSLTRRRAMDLDEFAEGLDGRIRALSATHDLLTQSDWGTTPIRAVVEVELAPYARDEDHQLDLVGPHTELAPNDALSLGLAIHELATNAAKYGSLSVPGGKVTVRWSQINDTLAKIEWIESDGPPVSQPQRRGFGTDLIEKIVAHELRHPVELDFRPEGVRCSLLVPVRERSEFELRSKGPGARELDADEEKPGP; from the coding sequence TTGATCGATTATCCCCGCGGAATCCCGGTGCTGATTTTCGTTCTCGTCACCGGTATCACCGTGCTCAGTGTCTTTGCGATCGAGCGGGGCGAGCAGGAACGCGATGCCGCCGATGTCGCGCGCAAGGCGCAGGCGATGACTTCGGCCATCGAACGGCGGGCCTATACCAGCTCGGCCTATCTGCGTGCGGGGGCCGCATTGCTGTCGACGCAGGATGAAGTCACGCCCGAACTGTTCCGGCGGTTTGTTTCCGAACTGCGCCTGGATGCCAATTATCGGGGCGCGGAAGGGATCGGCTGGGCACCCGTCGTCGAGGCGGCGGAACTTGCCGCGTTCGAAGCGCGGCTCGGTATGAGCCGGAGGGACGAACAGCATGTCACTCCCACGATCGAGGAACAGCCGCGCGACCTGCTGACGCCGATCCTGTTCCTGCAGCCCGACACCGTGCGCAACCGCCGCGCGCTGGGCTACGACATGTATTCCGAACCGACACGTCGTGCGGCGATGGATTTGGCCGCGGCCAATGATCGCCCCACCGCCAGCGGGCCGGTCGTGCTGGTACAGGAAGGCGGCGGGGATGCCGTCGGCTTCCTTATTATGATGCCGGTCTTCGAGGGGCTGAGCAGCTCGCGCGAGCTCAAGGGCTTTATTTACAGCCCGTTCAATGCCTCGCAGTTTCTCGCCTCCGCGTCCGATCTGGTCAGCTATGACGATATCGGCGCCCGGCTGCTCGACGGAGAGACCGCCGACCCGGTGCCGATGGCGCGGAGCGATGCCTGGCTCGATGGCCGGTCGGCCGTGGTCAGGGAAGTCAACCTCGCCAATCGCACAATGATGCTCGAAGTGCAGTCCACGCGTGAAGAGGGGCTGTCTTCGATGTCGATGATCACGCTGCTGTTCGGCCTTGCCGTCGCCAGCCTGCTGATGCTGGTGGCGCGCCTGCTGACCCAGCAGACGCTGGAGGATCGCCGTGCGATAAGCTGGTTCGAGGAACAGAACTCGATCCGCAATTCGCTGACGCGTGAGCTCAATCACCGGGTCAAGAACACGCTTGCCAATGTGCTGTCGATTGTGTCGCTGACTCGCCGCAGGGCGATGGATCTCGACGAATTCGCCGAGGGGCTCGACGGGCGTATTCGCGCGCTGTCGGCCACCCACGATCTGCTGACCCAGTCAGACTGGGGGACCACGCCGATCCGCGCGGTGGTGGAGGTCGAGCTGGCGCCCTATGCGCGCGACGAGGACCACCAGCTCGATCTGGTCGGTCCGCATACCGAGCTGGCGCCGAACGATGCCTTATCGCTGGGCCTCGCGATTCACGAGTTGGCTACCAATGCGGCCAAATACGGATCGCTCAGCGTTCCGGGCGGCAAGGTTACCGTTCGGTGGAGCCAGATCAACGACACGCTGGCGAAAATTGAATGGATCGAAAGCGATGGGCCACCCGTATCGCAGCCGCAACGTCGCGGGTTCGGCACCGATCTGATCGAGAAGATCGTGGCGCATGAACTGCGCCATCCGGTCGAACTCGATTTCCGGCCGGAGGGTGTTCGCTGCAGCCTTCTGGTGCCGGTTCGCGAGCGGAGCGAATTCGAATTGCGAAGCAAGGGGCCGGGCGCGCGCGAACTGGACGCAGACGAAGAAAAACCCGGACCGTAG
- a CDS encoding NepR family anti-sigma factor produces MSSKTPKTPQRVPAGGPLPTPAKSGKDTHPDWATGLRKLYDSVVEEPLPDTFQDLLDKLDAKD; encoded by the coding sequence ATGAGTTCCAAGACGCCCAAGACACCGCAGCGGGTCCCCGCTGGCGGACCGCTTCCCACTCCCGCCAAAAGCGGCAAGGACACGCACCCGGACTGGGCGACCGGCCTGAGGAAGCTTTACGATTCGGTCGTGGAGGAACCGCTGCCCGACACGTTCCAGGATCTTCTCGACAAGCTGGATGCGAAAGACTGA
- a CDS encoding sigma-70 family RNA polymerase sigma factor: MAKEERTASEKADFKRELTEVVPHLRAFARGLCGRADMADDLVQETLLKAWAAQERFQPGTSMRAWTFVILRNAYLTDMRRNRFRGEYDETVAERVLTAPAGQEEPIHLSDMHRALLTLPPERREALLLVGAGGFSYEEAATICGCAVGTIKSRVGRARAALNAMLADGNIPKRSIDDNAAHRAILEELDDVAAGQGASRN, translated from the coding sequence ATGGCGAAGGAGGAACGGACGGCCTCCGAAAAGGCTGATTTCAAACGCGAGCTCACCGAAGTCGTGCCTCATCTGCGCGCCTTTGCGCGCGGGCTGTGCGGCAGGGCCGACATGGCCGACGATCTCGTGCAGGAAACGCTGCTCAAGGCCTGGGCCGCGCAAGAGCGCTTCCAACCCGGCACGAGCATGCGCGCCTGGACCTTCGTGATTCTGCGCAACGCCTATCTGACCGACATGCGTCGCAATCGCTTTCGCGGCGAATATGACGAGACGGTGGCCGAACGCGTATTGACCGCACCCGCCGGTCAGGAGGAACCGATTCACCTGTCCGATATGCACCGCGCCTTGCTGACATTGCCGCCCGAACGGCGCGAAGCGCTGCTGCTGGTGGGCGCGGGCGGCTTCTCCTACGAGGAAGCCGCGACCATCTGCGGATGCGCCGTGGGCACGATCAAGAGCAGGGTCGGGCGTGCCCGCGCCGCGCTCAACGCAATGCTGGCCGATGGCAACATTCCCAAGCGCTCTATCGACGACAATGCCGCGCACCGTGCCATCCTCGAGGAACTCGACGATGTCGCCGCGGGCCAGGGTGCCAGCCGCAACTAG
- a CDS encoding AI-2E family transporter translates to MSETQPPEPNAPRADTRRSRRLAFAEQELRLISSLVLLIGLGLFFALPFVLSIGSVVFLPVVTALVLTVILSPLADKLNGWGLPNALASITALLIFFTILLLALALILQPAIALFDDVPDMVRRVMSRFSELRERFAWIATINAQLAALMNDDGTREVVLAAPSLLEQVAFATPSLIIETILTLLMAYFMIEARVRLRQRLLFGRASFGTSIKAARVLREVQDRVAAYILTVGWINALVGVVVALGAWALGVDAPIMWGGLAALLNFLPYVGPIVMIALLGLFGIGTADTIVLGLIPAAAYLALHTVEANMVTPSILGARFTMNPVLILIALSYFTWIWGFFGALLSVPILLMLTALFDHIGRPNLIGFIFGEPLFATSLFDEPAASEAPPK, encoded by the coding sequence ATGAGCGAGACCCAGCCTCCCGAGCCGAACGCACCGCGAGCGGACACGCGCCGTTCGCGTCGGCTGGCTTTCGCGGAACAGGAATTGCGGCTGATTTCCTCGCTCGTTCTGCTGATCGGGCTGGGTCTCTTCTTCGCCCTGCCCTTCGTCCTTTCGATCGGTTCGGTGGTGTTCCTGCCTGTCGTTACGGCCCTGGTGCTGACCGTGATCCTCTCGCCGCTGGCCGATAAGCTCAATGGCTGGGGCCTGCCCAATGCGCTGGCGTCGATCACCGCGCTCCTGATTTTCTTCACCATCCTGCTGCTGGCCCTCGCCCTGATCCTGCAGCCCGCCATCGCCCTGTTCGACGATGTTCCCGACATGGTCAGGCGCGTGATGTCGCGTTTCAGCGAGCTGCGCGAACGGTTTGCTTGGATTGCCACGATCAATGCCCAGCTAGCGGCGCTGATGAACGATGACGGGACACGCGAAGTTGTGCTGGCCGCACCCAGCCTGCTCGAACAGGTCGCCTTCGCCACCCCCAGCCTGATCATCGAAACGATCCTGACGCTGCTGATGGCCTATTTCATGATCGAGGCGCGTGTGCGCCTGCGCCAGCGCCTGCTGTTCGGCCGCGCGAGTTTCGGCACCAGTATCAAGGCCGCCCGCGTTCTCCGCGAGGTGCAGGACCGGGTCGCCGCCTATATTCTGACCGTCGGGTGGATCAATGCACTGGTCGGCGTGGTGGTGGCGCTGGGGGCCTGGGCGCTAGGCGTGGATGCGCCGATCATGTGGGGCGGGCTGGCGGCGCTGCTCAATTTCCTACCCTATGTCGGGCCGATCGTGATGATTGCCCTGCTCGGCCTGTTCGGGATCGGAACCGCCGACACGATCGTGCTCGGCCTGATACCGGCGGCGGCCTATCTCGCGCTGCACACGGTGGAGGCCAACATGGTCACCCCATCCATTCTGGGCGCGCGTTTCACCATGAATCCCGTCCTGATCCTGATCGCCCTGTCCTATTTCACCTGGATATGGGGCTTTTTCGGCGCGCTTCTGTCTGTACCGATCCTGTTGATGCTGACGGCATTGTTCGACCATATCGGTAGGCCGAACCTGATCGGTTTCATCTTCGGCGAACCGCTCTTCGCCACCAGCCTGTTCGACGAGCCCGCTGCGAGCGAAGCACCGCCGAAATAG
- a CDS encoding superoxide dismutase produces MAFALIDLPYDDTALEPAVSAKTLSFHHGKHHKAYIDKTNAAIEGGELADKSLEEVVAAARGSNAGLFNNSAQSWNHGFYWHSMAPEETNASGELKSMIDEAFGSIDGLKEKLAERGAGHFASGWVWLAVKDGKLTIEETHDGDTLADQADVNPLLVIDLWEHAYYLDHQNARPAYLEAVSSKLNWSFASENLARGTTWQYPN; encoded by the coding sequence ATGGCTTTTGCGCTGATCGACCTGCCTTACGACGACACCGCGCTGGAACCGGCCGTGTCGGCAAAGACGCTGTCGTTTCACCACGGCAAGCACCACAAGGCTTATATCGACAAAACCAATGCCGCGATCGAGGGCGGCGAGCTGGCCGACAAGAGCCTGGAAGAGGTCGTCGCGGCGGCACGGGGCAGCAATGCCGGGCTGTTCAACAATTCGGCCCAGAGCTGGAACCACGGTTTTTACTGGCACTCCATGGCGCCCGAGGAAACCAACGCTTCGGGCGAACTGAAAAGCATGATCGACGAGGCTTTCGGCTCGATCGACGGGCTCAAGGAAAAACTGGCAGAGCGCGGCGCGGGGCATTTCGCCAGCGGCTGGGTCTGGCTGGCGGTCAAGGATGGCAAGCTGACCATCGAGGAAACCCATGACGGCGATACGCTGGCCGATCAGGCCGACGTCAATCCGCTGCTCGTGATCGATCTCTGGGAGCACGCCTATTATCTCGACCACCAGAATGCGCGCCCCGCCTATCTCGAAGCGGTGAGCAGCAAGCTGAACTGGAGCTTTGCGAGCGAAAACCTCGCCCGCGGGACGACGTGGCAGTATCCGAACTAA
- the glmM gene encoding phosphoglucosamine mutase codes for MARNFFGTDGIRGRTNEGVMTAATAMRVGQAAGTHFLRGDHRHRVVIGKDTRLSGYMMESALVAGFTSVGMDVIMTGPLPTPAIALLTREMRADLGVMISASHNPFEDNGIKLFGPDGYKLSDKAEAAIERLLEQEPLLVEPERIGRARRIEDARGRYIHAVKQSVASDVRFDGLKVVVDCANGAAYQVAPSAIWELGADIIPMGVEPNGTNINDGVGSTALDAIKARVIDEGADIGIALDGDADRLIVIDEKGKTVDGDQIMALIASRLKALGDLTGDGVVATVMSNLGLERYLEGIGLGLERTKVGDRYVLERMKEGGFNVGGEQSGHMILLDHGTTGDGTIAALRILASLVRSGKPASELLHVFDPVPQLLKNVRYSGGKPLENTTVRQVIAEAEQELAGKGRLVIRPSGTEPVIRVMAEGDDAAQVETVVDRICAAVESAA; via the coding sequence ATGGCTCGTAATTTCTTCGGCACCGACGGTATTCGTGGACGCACGAACGAAGGGGTGATGACCGCCGCCACCGCGATGCGGGTCGGGCAGGCGGCCGGCACGCATTTCCTGCGCGGCGACCACCGGCACCGCGTGGTGATCGGCAAGGATACACGCCTGTCGGGCTATATGATGGAAAGCGCGCTGGTTGCGGGTTTTACCTCGGTCGGGATGGACGTGATCATGACCGGGCCGCTGCCGACGCCCGCCATCGCCCTGCTCACGCGCGAAATGCGCGCCGATCTGGGTGTGATGATTTCTGCCAGTCACAATCCTTTCGAAGACAATGGCATCAAGCTGTTCGGCCCCGATGGCTACAAACTGTCGGACAAGGCCGAAGCAGCGATAGAGCGGTTGCTCGAACAGGAGCCATTGCTGGTCGAACCGGAGCGCATCGGGCGGGCGCGGCGGATCGAGGATGCACGCGGGCGCTACATCCATGCGGTCAAGCAATCGGTGGCCTCCGATGTCCGCTTCGACGGGCTTAAAGTGGTGGTCGACTGTGCCAACGGCGCCGCCTACCAGGTCGCTCCCAGTGCGATCTGGGAACTGGGCGCGGACATCATCCCAATGGGTGTCGAACCCAACGGAACCAATATCAATGACGGCGTCGGCTCGACCGCGCTCGATGCCATCAAGGCCCGCGTGATCGACGAAGGCGCCGACATCGGCATTGCCCTGGATGGCGATGCCGACCGGCTGATCGTCATCGACGAGAAAGGCAAGACGGTCGATGGCGACCAGATCATGGCGCTGATCGCCAGCCGGTTGAAGGCGCTGGGCGACCTGACGGGCGATGGCGTGGTGGCCACCGTGATGTCCAATCTCGGGCTGGAGCGCTATCTGGAAGGGATCGGCCTCGGCCTCGAGCGTACGAAGGTCGGCGATCGCTACGTGCTCGAACGGATGAAGGAAGGGGGCTTCAATGTCGGCGGCGAGCAATCGGGGCACATGATCCTGCTCGATCACGGCACCACGGGTGACGGCACCATTGCAGCGCTTCGCATCCTTGCGAGCCTGGTGCGTTCGGGCAAGCCTGCAAGTGAGTTGCTGCACGTCTTCGACCCGGTTCCGCAACTGCTCAAGAATGTACGCTATTCGGGCGGCAAGCCGCTGGAAAACACAACTGTTCGGCAGGTGATTGCCGAGGCGGAACAGGAACTGGCGGGCAAAGGCCGCCTGGTGATCCGCCCGTCCGGCACAGAACCCGTCATCCGAGTGATGGCCGAAGGCGACGATGCCGCGCAGGTCGAAACGGTGGTCGACCGAATTTGCGCCGCCGTCGAGAGCGCGGCCTGA
- a CDS encoding DUF1272 domain-containing protein — translation MLEMRPDCERCGTDLPAQNSGAFICSFECTFCTECADDLDDVCPNCGGELMDRPTRAKKLHEKFPPSTERKFKG, via the coding sequence ATGCTCGAAATGCGGCCCGATTGCGAACGCTGCGGAACCGATCTTCCGGCACAGAATTCCGGCGCCTTCATCTGCAGTTTCGAGTGCACCTTCTGCACCGAATGCGCCGACGATCTCGATGACGTCTGCCCCAATTGCGGGGGAGAGCTGATGGACCGGCCCACCCGCGCGAAGAAACTGCACGAGAAATTCCCGCCAAGCACCGAGCGGAAATTCAAAGGATGA
- the thiD gene encoding bifunctional hydroxymethylpyrimidine kinase/phosphomethylpyrimidine kinase — protein MSHPGPPRILSIAGSDSSGGAGIQADIKTITMLGGYAMTAITAVTAQNTRGVRGVETLPPHFVLEQVESCLSDIGADAIKIGMLGSPETARLLADGLDSFAGPIVFDPVMVATSGSVLADEDTIAGFAALMEIATIVTPNLPELEILTGRETIADEDVFDAAKTLADRHGVQVLAKGGHAGDTSQVVDRIVSPTGKLASFAHARIDTRHTHGTGCTLSAALATLLGYRQPLTNAIRIARAFTYSAIENAPGFGEGSGPLGHQAVRKRD, from the coding sequence ATGAGCCACCCCGGCCCGCCCCGTATCCTGTCCATCGCCGGCTCCGACAGTTCCGGCGGTGCGGGTATCCAGGCCGATATCAAGACAATCACCATGCTGGGCGGTTACGCGATGACCGCGATCACGGCAGTCACGGCGCAGAACACGCGCGGAGTTCGCGGCGTGGAAACGCTTCCGCCGCACTTCGTGCTGGAGCAGGTGGAAAGCTGCCTGTCCGATATCGGGGCAGATGCAATCAAGATCGGCATGCTCGGTTCGCCGGAAACCGCGCGGCTGCTCGCCGATGGGCTGGACAGCTTCGCCGGGCCGATCGTGTTCGATCCGGTCATGGTCGCGACCAGCGGGTCCGTGCTCGCGGACGAGGATACGATCGCCGGTTTCGCCGCACTGATGGAAATCGCCACCATCGTCACACCGAACCTGCCCGAACTTGAAATTCTGACCGGGCGCGAGACCATCGCCGACGAGGATGTGTTCGATGCTGCCAAGACGCTGGCCGACCGCCACGGCGTGCAGGTTCTGGCCAAGGGCGGCCATGCGGGGGACACGTCGCAGGTGGTCGACCGGATCGTTTCGCCCACGGGCAAGCTGGCGAGCTTCGCCCATGCACGGATCGACACGCGCCATACGCACGGTACGGGGTGCACACTCTCGGCCGCGCTGGCGACCCTCCTGGGCTACCGGCAACCGCTGACCAATGCGATCCGCATCGCCCGCGCCTTTACCTATTCGGCGATCGAGAATGCCCCCGGCTTCGGCGAAGGCAGCGGCCCGCTCGGGCACCAGGCGGTACGCAAGCGGGACTGA
- a CDS encoding LOG family protein produces the protein MTEEEKREHCIAERKFYAAEQEAKFEQKGLEVQTPQTEHPSYKLAFQDTDFLLREELRPVRFQLELLKPEMVLDEAGVGSTLVMYGSARIPPPEAAETALEGAKDLPDDERKVVESLVAKSKYYDEACKLATLATEKSIIENGKRQFVVCSGGGPSIMEAANRGASEAGGESIGLNIILPHEQAPNQYVTPYLSLNFHYFALRKMHFLLRARAVAVFPGGFGTFDELFELLTLIQTGKMKPIPILLFGKEFWTRVVNFEAIAEEGTISKKDLDLFRWCETAEEAWAYLCEFYELGC, from the coding sequence ATGACAGAAGAAGAAAAACGCGAACACTGTATCGCCGAGCGTAAATTCTACGCGGCCGAGCAGGAAGCCAAGTTCGAGCAGAAGGGCCTCGAGGTCCAGACGCCGCAGACCGAGCATCCAAGCTACAAGCTGGCTTTCCAGGATACCGACTTCCTCCTGCGCGAGGAATTGCGACCAGTCCGCTTCCAGCTCGAGCTGCTCAAGCCTGAAATGGTCCTCGACGAGGCCGGTGTCGGTTCGACGCTGGTGATGTATGGCAGCGCGCGCATTCCCCCGCCCGAAGCGGCCGAAACCGCGCTGGAGGGGGCCAAGGATCTGCCCGATGATGAGCGCAAGGTCGTCGAGAGCCTCGTGGCCAAGTCCAAATATTATGACGAAGCGTGCAAGCTGGCCACGCTGGCCACGGAAAAGTCGATCATCGAAAATGGCAAGCGCCAGTTCGTCGTCTGCTCGGGCGGCGGTCCATCGATCATGGAAGCGGCCAATCGCGGCGCGAGCGAGGCTGGCGGGGAATCGATCGGGCTCAACATCATCCTGCCCCACGAACAGGCGCCCAATCAGTATGTGACGCCCTATCTTTCGCTGAACTTCCACTATTTCGCCCTGCGCAAGATGCACTTCCTGCTGCGCGCGCGGGCGGTGGCTGTGTTCCCGGGCGGTTTCGGCACATTCGACGAGTTGTTCGAACTGCTGACGCTGATCCAGACCGGCAAGATGAAGCCGATCCCCATCCTGTTGTTCGGCAAGGAATTCTGGACGCGCGTGGTCAATTTCGAGGCGATCGCCGAGGAAGGCACGATTTCGAAGAAGGATCTCGACCTGTTCCGCTGGTGCGAGACCGCGGAAGAAGCATGGGCCTATCTGTGCGAATTCTACGAGCTGGGCTGCTGA
- the aat gene encoding leucyl/phenylalanyl-tRNA--protein transferase: MHAPKTSRIPVDLLLRAYRGGVFPMADHRRDTEVYWVEPRERAILPLDGFRLSKSLKKTLRQNRFRVTCNADFAAVIAACAAPREEHAESWISHRVESSYNALHLAGHAHSIECWRGRELVGGLYGVAFDRVFCGESMFSRETDASKVALAWLVAGMRAAGYALLDCQFMTDHLARLGAKAIPQSRYMALLAGAGGFPDVTLPDAIEWFGAYSSPGKAIAQSLTQTS; this comes from the coding sequence ATGCATGCCCCGAAGACTTCTCGAATTCCCGTCGACCTCCTGCTGCGCGCCTATCGCGGCGGTGTGTTCCCCATGGCCGACCACCGCAGGGATACCGAGGTCTATTGGGTCGAACCGCGCGAGCGGGCGATACTCCCGCTCGATGGCTTCCGCCTGTCGAAAAGCTTGAAGAAGACGCTGCGGCAGAACCGGTTTCGGGTGACCTGCAATGCCGATTTCGCGGCGGTCATCGCGGCCTGCGCCGCCCCGCGCGAAGAGCATGCCGAAAGCTGGATCAGCCATCGAGTCGAATCCAGCTACAACGCTCTGCACCTTGCCGGGCATGCCCATTCGATCGAATGCTGGCGGGGGCGCGAGCTGGTCGGTGGGCTCTACGGCGTGGCCTTCGACCGCGTCTTTTGCGGCGAGAGCATGTTCAGCCGGGAAACCGATGCAAGCAAGGTGGCGCTCGCCTGGCTGGTCGCCGGTATGCGGGCGGCGGGCTACGCCCTGCTCGACTGCCAGTTCATGACCGATCATCTGGCGCGGCTGGGCGCAAAGGCGATCCCGCAGTCGCGTTATATGGCTCTGCTGGCGGGCGCGGGCGGGTTCCCCGACGTGACACTGCCCGATGCGATCGAGTGGTTCGGCGCCTATTCCTCGCCCGGAAAGGCCATCGCGCAATCCTTGACCCAGACATCGTAG
- a CDS encoding DUF2155 domain-containing protein: MRGALALFVPAALLASCGQEADEPAGAAPTAIPENLQQGELPAQPAAEAGIGTPMEERVATLGLLNKRNNVSRDLEMRPGEQQRIGDVIVRLQACERTAPWEMPKETGAFVQLLVKQRGTEDDFRKVFSGWLFANSPSLNVVEHPIYDVWVKDCAMAFPGEE; this comes from the coding sequence ATGCGCGGGGCGCTTGCCCTCTTCGTCCCGGCGGCGCTGCTCGCGTCTTGCGGGCAGGAGGCGGACGAGCCCGCAGGCGCGGCGCCCACGGCCATTCCCGAAAACCTGCAACAGGGCGAATTGCCCGCGCAGCCCGCCGCCGAAGCAGGGATCGGTACGCCGATGGAAGAACGTGTCGCCACGCTCGGCCTGCTCAACAAGCGCAATAATGTCAGCCGCGATCTCGAAATGCGTCCCGGCGAACAGCAGCGTATCGGCGATGTCATCGTCCGCTTGCAGGCATGCGAACGAACCGCGCCTTGGGAAATGCCCAAGGAAACGGGAGCCTTCGTCCAGCTTCTGGTCAAGCAGCGCGGGACCGAGGACGATTTCCGCAAGGTCTTTTCCGGCTGGTTGTTCGCCAATTCGCCCAGCCTGAACGTGGTCGAACATCCGATCTACGATGTCTGGGTCAAGGATTGCGCGATGGCCTTTCCGGGCGAGGAATAG
- a CDS encoding NADH:ubiquinone oxidoreductase subunit NDUFA12, with translation MSILGKIFTWWDGATIGTLLWSSRNGEHVGTDAQGNKYYRSKKKTGDGRERRWVIYEGVNDASRVPAEWHGWLHGAFDDVPESHLPPARIWEADYTPNATGTAAAYRPAGALERGGKRAPATGDYEAWSPEA, from the coding sequence ATGAGCATCCTCGGCAAGATATTCACCTGGTGGGATGGTGCCACGATCGGCACCCTCCTGTGGTCCTCGCGCAATGGCGAACACGTCGGCACCGACGCGCAGGGCAACAAATACTACCGCTCGAAAAAGAAGACCGGGGACGGTCGCGAGAGGCGCTGGGTAATCTACGAGGGCGTAAACGATGCGAGCCGCGTGCCCGCAGAGTGGCATGGCTGGCTGCACGGTGCCTTCGACGACGTGCCGGAAAGCCACCTGCCCCCGGCCCGCATATGGGAAGCAGACTACACGCCCAATGCAACGGGTACGGCTGCGGCCTATCGTCCGGCCGGCGCGCTGGAGCGTGGCGGCAAGCGTGCCCCCGCAACGGGCGATTACGAAGCCTGGTCGCCCGAGGCGTGA
- a CDS encoding DUF192 domain-containing protein, translating into MRALGTCAALALLVACSPQTQAEPRGDQASTIAETAAPNVHPVSGLAIIPLSVTSDGERIGFRVEVADTREAQARGLMFRTELGDFEGMIFPYDGTRAQGFWMKNTPIPLDIIFIGPDRRISNIAAMTEPYSLESVYSVGPVLGVLELRGGRAGELGIEPGDLVEW; encoded by the coding sequence GTGAGAGCGTTAGGTACCTGCGCGGCGCTTGCGCTGCTGGTGGCCTGTTCGCCGCAAACACAGGCGGAACCGCGCGGCGATCAGGCGAGTACGATTGCCGAAACCGCCGCACCGAATGTGCATCCGGTTTCAGGCTTGGCAATCATCCCCCTTTCGGTGACGAGCGACGGGGAACGAATCGGCTTCCGGGTCGAGGTAGCCGATACACGCGAAGCGCAAGCTCGCGGCCTCATGTTCCGCACCGAGCTGGGCGATTTCGAAGGGATGATTTTCCCCTATGACGGGACCAGGGCGCAAGGTTTCTGGATGAAGAACACGCCGATCCCGCTCGACATCATCTTTATCGGTCCGGACCGGCGGATCAGCAATATCGCCGCGATGACCGAACCCTATTCGCTCGAATCGGTCTATTCGGTGGGGCCTGTCCTGGGTGTGCTGGAGCTGCGCGGTGGGCGCGCGGGCGAACTCGGCATCGAACCGGGCGATCTGGTGGAATGGTGA